The following is a genomic window from Parabacteroides johnsonii DSM 18315.
ACATCGCCTAAACTGCACAAAGATAGAAATAGTATCTCGAAATAAAAAATAAGAGCTGTGAACATAAAATAAGTGGAGCATATATCCTGATAATTATTGATTTTCACTTAACTTTGCAGATACACAATACAGAAACAACAACGAACACTCTCAATTAATCCCGGTAAACAAGATGAAACACTACATTCTCCTGATATACTTCCTCGCTTTTTCCCTCTCTACAGAGGCGAATACAGCAGTGAAAGATTCGCTGTCGGGGGCCTTGTCATCTGCCTCCTCTCCTTTACAAAAACTGGAAATCATGACTAATCTGATGGATATTTCCCGACAGGAAGAACAAGTGGAATATGCCAAGCAACTCTATAAACTCGCCCTTGAAGAAGACGAAGACTATTATAAGGAAGCGGCCCTGACCGAAATCTTGCGCTTTTATGTGAATACCGATGCCAAGGACAGCGCAAAGGTGTATCTCGCCGAAGCCGAAAGGGAACTGAAAGGGAAAGCACGCGATTTCCTTGTCACGTATATGAAAACGATCATGGATGTCCGTGTTGTCTATTACACCAAAGGCGAAGACCGGATGAAGCTGATTGAAAAATACAAACTCCGCCTCGAAACGGAAAAAGGCATGCCGGTTCTCGACAAAATAGCGAACTATTATCTCCTCGGTATGGCGAACAGCAACCGGGTCGATCCGAAAAACCAGAATGCTATCTATAAAGAGATATGTTATTACATGAACAACCTGATCAAGCTATCGGACAATATCCCGCTCCGCTATTCGTATCTGTTCCGCCTGAATACGCTCAACATACTGAGCCTTATGGAAGCGACTCCCGAAGATCGGGTGAAAGCCTCCCTCCTCTACCTGAACATGCAAAAGGAATATGCAGACACAAAAGAGATGAAGAAGCGTCCGTACACAAGCAAACGGCATCTTCTGAACGCCTACTCCACCTTGGCAACCGCAACAGAAACGGTCGGGAAAGATATGGCAACCTACTATTTCAACTACTTCATCGATTTGAACAGGAAATATCCCGAAGATGCCGCATTCTCCGCCGAATATGACCGCTTTTTCACTTCGCTCAACTATTACAAATCGATACGGGACTTCCAGAAAGCGGCAGATTACAACGATTCAGTCATCTATTATTTCCGCCACGGCGATTTCCAGTTCGACCTGACCGAAAACATCGTCCTGACGCTAAAAGACAAAATCGACTGTCTCGACAGTCTGCACAGATATAAAGATGCCTACGAAGCCTACAAGGAATATACCGTACTCTTGGATTCCGCACGCACACGAAGCATGGAAAACAAAGTCGAAGACCTGGAGATCAAAAAACATGTAGACGAGCTGGTGGTCGAGAAGAAAGCGCTGGAAGTAGACCTGCAAAAAAGCCAGAGCCGGTTATATCTATTCCTTACATTGCTCATCCTTTCGATCTGCTTCGGAATCTTCATATTCTTCCGCTTAGGAAAGATCAAATCGCTGTACAAGGAGTTGCAGGAGTCGAACCGACTGGTAGTCATCGCCAGTGAAAAGGCACAGGAAAGCGAACGGATGAAGAACGCCTTTATCAAGAATATGTGCCACGAAGTGCGTACGCCGCTAAATGCGATCAACGGCTTTGCCGAACTCATCACCGGCGACGGCGTAAGCCCGGAGGAAAAAAAGGAATTCAGCAAAATCATCTATACGAACTGCCATAACATCACCTCCATGATGAACGATGTTCTGGTAATCGCCCAACTGGATAGCAGCAACGAAATCCTCCCGCTGGAACCGGTCCATATCGACCTGCTTTGCCACCACGAAATGAACCAGTTGAAAAAGTTGCAGCAGAAGCCGGATATCCATTACCAGATCGAAGGCGACAAGAGCAATGACCTGATCTATTCGGACCCGAATCATTTCGGCATTATCATCACCCATCTGCTGAACAACGCGAACAAGTTCACGGATCAGGGAAGCATCACACTTTCCTACCAGCCTGAAGAAGAAGGAAAAATAATGTGCATCAGCGTTACCGACACAGGATGCGGAATTCCGGCAGACAAGAGCGAATGGATTTTTGAACGTTTCACCAAGAACGACGACTTCATCCCCGGTTCGGGTCTCGGCCTCTACCTCTGCCGCCTCATCACCCAACGTCTCAACGGTTCCCTCAAACTGGACACCAGTTATACCGGAGGAGCCCGGTTCGTGCTACGGTTCCCGATTAATCCCTACAAATAGCCAACAGGTTCATATTTTGCCAGTTCCAATATTCTTAGATGCAAATCTTTTTCCGATATAAGGCAATTCGCTTAACGGAAGACGCGTTTAATGATGATTGCCAAGAAAACCAGGAGCAAAACCGTACGATAGCCCAAACGGAGAATTTCCGAATCGATACGGGGCAACATCCCGACAGCATAAAATAAAGCCGCCAATATGCTATAAATAACGGCCGACTTTATATCGTACCGGATCGGGAATTTCTTCTGCCCGATCACATAGGAAAGGATCATCATCAACAGATTGCTGGCAAATGAAGCCCAAGCACATGCCATATACCCGTAAACCGGAGCCAACAATACAATCATCAACACGGTCACCACGCAACCGATCGTCGAAAAGTAGGCTCCCCACTGCGTCTGGTCGATCAGCTTATACCAAAACGACAGGTTAAAATAGATTCCGAAGAACAATTCTCCCAACATCACAATCGGTACGACACGCAATCCGGGATAATACTTGGCGTCTACAAAATATTTCAGGATATCCAGATAATACATCACACCTAAAAAGATAATCAACGAAAAAATAATGAAATACTTCATTGCCTCCGAATATGCTTTCGTATTATCGTCATCCTTATTCCTGGCAAAAATAAAAGGCTCGTAGGCATACCGGAATGCCTGGATAAACATCACCATCACCACCGCCACTTTGAAACAGGCCCCATAAATCCCCAACTGGGTAGCCGCATAATCCTTATCTTCGAACAGGAAAGGGAACAGAATCTTATCCGCCGTCTGGTTGAAAATACCGGCAATCCCTAAAATCAGGATCGGGAACGAGTATTTCAACATCTGTTTCAGCAACACAAAACTGGCTTTCTCACGCAATCCGGGTATCATATCCGGCACCAAAAGCAAGAACGTCACCACCGAAGTAACCACATTACTGGCAAAGATATACTCTACCTGATAGCCGGGCACATAAAACCAACTGATCAATCCCGGCGCATGTTCATACAGCCACGGACAAACGATCAGGAAGAAGATCACCAATACGATATTCAGGAAGATGTTCAACAGTTTGATCGCTGCA
Proteins encoded in this region:
- a CDS encoding sensor histidine kinase, which encodes MKHYILLIYFLAFSLSTEANTAVKDSLSGALSSASSPLQKLEIMTNLMDISRQEEQVEYAKQLYKLALEEDEDYYKEAALTEILRFYVNTDAKDSAKVYLAEAERELKGKARDFLVTYMKTIMDVRVVYYTKGEDRMKLIEKYKLRLETEKGMPVLDKIANYYLLGMANSNRVDPKNQNAIYKEICYYMNNLIKLSDNIPLRYSYLFRLNTLNILSLMEATPEDRVKASLLYLNMQKEYADTKEMKKRPYTSKRHLLNAYSTLATATETVGKDMATYYFNYFIDLNRKYPEDAAFSAEYDRFFTSLNYYKSIRDFQKAADYNDSVIYYFRHGDFQFDLTENIVLTLKDKIDCLDSLHRYKDAYEAYKEYTVLLDSARTRSMENKVEDLEIKKHVDELVVEKKALEVDLQKSQSRLYLFLTLLILSICFGIFIFFRLGKIKSLYKELQESNRLVVIASEKAQESERMKNAFIKNMCHEVRTPLNAINGFAELITGDGVSPEEKKEFSKIIYTNCHNITSMMNDVLVIAQLDSSNEILPLEPVHIDLLCHHEMNQLKKLQQKPDIHYQIEGDKSNDLIYSDPNHFGIIITHLLNNANKFTDQGSITLSYQPEEEGKIMCISVTDTGCGIPADKSEWIFERFTKNDDFIPGSGLGLYLCRLITQRLNGSLKLDTSYTGGARFVLRFPINPYK